The nucleotide sequence AGCACAACCACAACCTCGAGGCGATGTTCGTCCACGCGCCCGGGTTGAAGGTCGTGATGCCCTCGGAGGCGGCGGACTTCAAGGGCCTCCTCAAGGCCGCGATCCGCGACGAGAACCCGGTGCTCTTCTTCACGGACATCGGGCTGCTCCACCGGGAAGGCGAGGTGCCGGAGGACGCCGACCACGTGGTGCCGCTGGGCGAGGCCGCGGTGCGCCGCCCGGGCGGCGACGTGACGCTCGTGAGCTACGCGAAGACCGTCGCGACCTGCCTGCAGGCCGCCGAGCAGTTGCAGGCGCGGGGCGTCTCGGCGGAGGTGATCGACCTGCGCAGCCTCAAGCCGCTGGACGAAGCGACCGTGTTGCGTTCGTTGCGCAAGACCGGGCGCCTCGTCGTCGTGCACGAGGCGAGCGGGCTCTGCGGCATCGCGGCGGAGATCGCGGCGCTCGCGGTCACCCGGGCCTTCGACGCGCTCCGCGCTCCGGTCGTGCGACTGACCGGGCCCGACGCGCCGGCCGCGTCGTCGTGGGCGCTCGAGCAGGCGGCCGTGCCGCAGCCGGAGGCCGTCGTGCGCGCCGCGCTGGATCTCGTCGGCGAGGGGCGGGAAATGCGACGGAACGCGGCGATCGCCTAGGCCGTTGCGGAGAAAGCGCGCGTTCTGTCCTCGCCACGACGGGCGCGGCGACCGCGCGGTCAGCGGCCGGGCGCGTCCTCGAGGCGCAGCGGCCGCCGGACGTTCAGCCGGAAACGGCCGCGCCCGGTCTTCTCGATGGCGAGGAGGCGGCTGCGCTCCGCCAGCCGGCGCTGCAGGAGAATCAAGCGGGCCTCGAGGTTGTCCGTGATGTCGGGCAGGCGCAGGGAGCGATCGAGGCGCAGCTCGCGGTTGGTGAACTCGCTTCGTCCGGCCTCGACGAAGTCGCGAACGAGCTTCCACAGGATCGCGCCGGCGACGCCCTTGATGAGGTAGTCGCTGTCGATGAACACGCTGTGGTCGGCGGCGAAATGCCGGATCACGAGCGGCCGGCCGTCGACGACCTCCGGCGCCGGCGCGGCCTCGGCCGGCTCCTCCTGCTGCTCGGCGGCGTGGGACAAAAGCTCCGTGCGCAGCGCGAGGTGGCTCGCGAGCAGCACCAGCGCGTCCTCGTCCTCGTACGTGAAACGCAGCTCCTCGGGGCTTTCGACGTAGAGCATGCCGAGCAGGCGGGAGCCGACCGTCAGCGGCACGGCGAGCTGGCTGCTCGAGTCGGGCAGACCCGGAAAGGGAATCTCGGTCTCCAGGTCGTCCACCGACGCGCTGTCCGCGAAGCCCTGGCGCATGACCCGGCTGTAGAGGTACTCGCGCGCCGCGTAGCCGATGCGGATGGGCGTGCGCTCCCGGGCGGCCACGCCGATGATGCCTTCGCCGACGGCGATCTCCGATCCGACGCCCGACTCCGGGTAGCCGCGCGTGGCGACCGTGTACAGCCGGCGCCGGCGCTCGTCGTGCATGAGCAGCATCGCGTGCCGGATGCCGCAATGCCTGTTGAGCCCCTGCAGCGCGGCGTCGAACAGCCGCGCGAGGTCCTCGCACCCGGCGAGCCCCGAGAGGCACGCGCGCAACCCCGGCAGCAGGTGCTGATCCCGCTCGGCCACCGTCGCCGCGGGACCGAGGACGGCTTCGATGGCGAGGACCGCGTAGATGTCCGAGCCCAGCAGACGGAACACCTTGCTCATCCCGGTGTGCGAGGCGATGCCGGCCAGCTTCGCCTTCATGTTCTCGAACAGCGGCCCCGCGGTCTCGGTGCGGAGATACCGGAGATGCAGGCGGTAGTGCGCGGCGGTGACCGGGTCCACCACCTGCACGGTCGCGCGCGGGTTGACGAGGATGTTCTTGCGCGTCGTGTTGAAGAACTGGTACGAGAGCGCCACGTGCTCTTCGTCGACGTAATGCACCTGCGAGAGATAGGCGACGTTGGGCGTGCCGTCCGGGGCGCAGGTGGCGATGGTCGAAGGCACCGCGCCCTCGAGGCAGCGGCGGATCGCGCCCGGGGTGAGTTTCACGGAGCGGGCTCCAGGCGCCGGCCGGCGGTCGGGCCGGGCGTCTGCAGGAACGCCGCGGTCGGCTCGAACTCCACCCCGGTGGCGTCTTCGCCGACGGCGGACATGATCGCCGTGGCGAAGGGATCGCGGTAACCGAGGTGGCGGAGCTCGTCGATGAAGCTCGCCGCGTAGGCCTTCATGCATTCGCGGTCGCCGTCCTCGAGCGGGACGATCGCGGCCCGCGCGCCCTTGAGCTGGATCGTCTCGTGCGTGCTCGGCAGGCTGAAGACCACCGCGATGCCGCGGCCCGCGCGCAGGTCGTCGAGCAACGCCGTCGAGCGGGGGACCGACAGGAACACCGTAACCCGGCGGCGATCCGGCGAGACGCGACATCCGACCGCGCGCGAGACCGAGGGCACGAGCTCAGCGCTGCACGACGCGACGTTGATCGCGACGCGGCGCGTGAGGAAGGCGGCTCGCGCTTCGTCGAGCAGCGGCACGCCGGTCGGGCTAGGGGTCATCGAAGCACTCGCAATCAGAGCCGGGCAGCCGGATCGCCTTGGGCCGACGGTGCGCCGGGCAAGGCATAATGCCTAAAGACCCACCCGATGACAAAGAGGGTCCCCGCCCCGGAGCGCCCGGGCGCCCTGCCGCGCGCCGACAAGCGCACGACCGTCGAAACAGCGCGAGTCGATCGGCCCGCGGTCGGCGACACGCCATGTACGCGTTCGACCGGGCTGGGCAGGGCCCCGGCCGCGGCGTATAACTTCGGAACGGACCCGACCTGAATTCGGAGAGGAGGCGGCCACGGAACAGCAGCCTCGACATCGAGACGTCTGGGCCGCCGGCGATCTCTACGAGCCCTATGTCGGGCGCTGGAGCCGGCAGGTGGCCCGGGCGTTCGTGGCGTGGTTGGCGGTGCCCGAACAGCGGGACTGGGTGGACGTGGGCTGCGGTACCGGAGCCCTCCTCCACGCGATCGCCGAAACGCGGAATCCGAGATCGATCGTGGGCATCGACGCCTCGCCGGGCTTCGTCGAGTACGCCAAAAGCCGCGTCGCGCACCCGGGCGTACGCTTCGAAGTCGGCGACGCCCGTTCCCTCCCCCGCGAAACTGGCAGCGCCGATGCCGCCGTCGCCGGCCTGCTCCTGAACTTCGTCCCGGAGCCCGTCCAGGCGCTCGCCGAGATGACGCGCGTCGTTCGCCCGGGCGGCGCCGTGGCGGCCTACGTCTGGGATTACGCCGGAAAGATGGAGCTGATGCGCTACTTCTGGGATGCGGCGGTGGCGCTCGACCCGGACGCCGAATCGCTCGACGAGGGCCGGCGCTTCCCGATCTGTCACCCGACGCCGCTGGCCGCCGTCATGGCGCAGGCCGGGTTGACCGACGTGGAGGTGCGCCCGATCGACATTCCGACCCGCTTTCGCGATTTCGACGATTACTGGTCCCCGTTCCTCGGCGGCCAGGGGCCGGCGCCCGGCTATGTCATGTCGTTGGAGGAGGGACGCCGGGCAGCCCTGCGGGAACGCATCCGCTCGACGCTCCCACGGACCTCGGGCGGCTCCATCGACCTCGTCGCCCGTGCCTGGGCCGTCCGCGGGCGGAGACGGTAAGGAGAAACTGTTCCCCCGGCGCGCAGCGCGCGGCAACCGGTGGCCGGGTACCGGCGGGAACGGCGTTCTCAGTCGTGGGCTGCGCGGGGCTCCGGAACATCTCCGAGCGACCTGTCGTCGATGGCACCGAGCAGGTCCAGCAGTTTCGCCAGGTCGGGCGGCTTCAGCAGGTGC is from Sulfurifustis variabilis and encodes:
- a CDS encoding alpha-ketoacid dehydrogenase subunit beta, with product MPRMTAEQALHRALREEMHRDARVLLMGEGVATKRRDLVQDFGAARVRNTPLAEAIIAGTAVGAAASGLRPVIDLLFAPFLTYSMDALVNSAGKLRHISNGQFAFPMVAMSLTGSGWCVGAQHNHNLEAMFVHAPGLKVVMPSEAADFKGLLKAAIRDENPVLFFTDIGLLHREGEVPEDADHVVPLGEAAVRRPGGDVTLVSYAKTVATCLQAAEQLQARGVSAEVIDLRSLKPLDEATVLRSLRKTGRLVVVHEASGLCGIAAEIAALAVTRAFDALRAPVVRLTGPDAPAASSWALEQAAVPQPEAVVRAALDLVGEGREMRRNAAIA
- a CDS encoding GAF domain-containing protein, with amino-acid sequence MKLTPGAIRRCLEGAVPSTIATCAPDGTPNVAYLSQVHYVDEEHVALSYQFFNTTRKNILVNPRATVQVVDPVTAAHYRLHLRYLRTETAGPLFENMKAKLAGIASHTGMSKVFRLLGSDIYAVLAIEAVLGPAATVAERDQHLLPGLRACLSGLAGCEDLARLFDAALQGLNRHCGIRHAMLLMHDERRRRLYTVATRGYPESGVGSEIAVGEGIIGVAARERTPIRIGYAAREYLYSRVMRQGFADSASVDDLETEIPFPGLPDSSSQLAVPLTVGSRLLGMLYVESPEELRFTYEDEDALVLLASHLALRTELLSHAAEQQEEPAEAAPAPEVVDGRPLVIRHFAADHSVFIDSDYLIKGVAGAILWKLVRDFVEAGRSEFTNRELRLDRSLRLPDITDNLEARLILLQRRLAERSRLLAIEKTGRGRFRLNVRRPLRLEDAPGR
- a CDS encoding class I SAM-dependent methyltransferase codes for the protein MARAFVAWLAVPEQRDWVDVGCGTGALLHAIAETRNPRSIVGIDASPGFVEYAKSRVAHPGVRFEVGDARSLPRETGSADAAVAGLLLNFVPEPVQALAEMTRVVRPGGAVAAYVWDYAGKMELMRYFWDAAVALDPDAESLDEGRRFPICHPTPLAAVMAQAGLTDVEVRPIDIPTRFRDFDDYWSPFLGGQGPAPGYVMSLEEGRRAALRERIRSTLPRTSGGSIDLVARAWAVRGRRR